The Amphiprion ocellaris isolate individual 3 ecotype Okinawa chromosome 24, ASM2253959v1, whole genome shotgun sequence DNA window AGCCTTCATCCTGCTCCGTCACGTTCCGGATAACTATGGAGCAGATCTGCAGTCCAGTGTAACTAAAGTCCATTTTATCTGCAGATTCTGGGTTCACTGTTTCACCAAAGAACTTGTTGTAGGTGCCGAGATTCGTCTCTCCATCAGGTAAGACTTTCTGCCAGGTGACCTGCAGGACTTGCTTGGGTTGAAGGAGCTGACAGTTGAAATGAGCTTCTTGTCCCACTGCTGCCACCACAATCTGCTGTGTTTGGATCACTGATGTTAGACCTGCACGCAGGAGAACACAACGCAGTCAGAGATCTCAGCACAGCCCTGAAATCTTCTGATTTTACTCCAATAATTGCACAATTTTAGgttatttcaaagtaaaatgaataaaaagagtGAGGCACTGTGTTCTAAAAGTACAGTCAGACTGaaatcaaataaagaaaatcagtGCTGCCTGAGTTCTCATTCGACTTAGAATGTTTTTTAACACATGTAAAGTAATCCATTCCTGTTACTAAGTTCTCTGTATGTTAACTGACAGCATTATTATGTATTTCTCTACAATAATACTTTCAAAAAATCATAATACTTGAGTATGAAGCTGAATTCAAATACACCACAGTTCATGCTCCAAGTACCTTAATGGatatttattgcattatttatttgaaagaatatttatttttatttatttacatgtattaattcaatttaactttaattacaatttggttttgtaaattttagtTCTTTGTTAGCAGGTTGCTGTTCAGTAAACCAGGgttcatttcttaaaaaataataagaaaaaaaacaatgaaaaagaggcagtttcatgtttacatttctgaCTTTGACCTCCAAACCGATGTACATTAATGTACAGTTACACCTCCAGCAGTCAGAGTTCTCATCTGGACACACGTATTAAAAGAAGGCACTGAACTCTCTAAACAACAGATATCACAAGTGATGCTGTTTTTTCAACCACATCCAcagcaaataactgtaaaattaaaatgtgttcgATAGGCACAGAAAACTGTTTCTCTCACCTTTTGAAAAGATCCCAAACATTGCAAACAAATACAGGACAGCACTGTCTGCCATTGTTGCAAAACTGGGCGGCAAAATTTGAATTCTCACCTGCAAAAGTAGGTGGATCCAACCATTTATCATGCAGGTGTggacatgaagacaacagtgtaaaaagtgacttatgtgacaaaaaaatgttgaatgaagctaaaaaaaatagattataaTTCAGTTGGTTTGACCAGCTACTAttaatatttttgcaattttactcTGAAAAGGTATTTTCCAGTACATACTAATGAATGTCCCCTCTTTTCACAGCACAGTGGAACATCCTCACAATCTACTTTCACTTTTCgtttgttaaagaaaaatggATAATAAATGAATCAAACATTATTCCGATACCTGCAAGAAACACCAGAATTTCTTCATACAACTAGAtgtgaaaataatcacaataaaatgaactgaaaactacattttttccacacataGGTATGTCCACATATCGTCAGTAAATCTGAATAAACACCGACCTCTTGTGGTCACGTTGTGCAATTTCAGCAGAAATTCTGCAGCACACCTTGAGTCACATTTGGGGATAAATTACATCCAAACGAGGAAAATACTGAAGTTTGATGGGCATTATGGTTGTTTCTGCAGTTACAGGAATaacgtatgtatgtatgttttatctattaaaatgggacagttcatattaatgaacatttacGCGCAAATGTGAGAGATTATAGCCATGCGACTAATTTCCATCTTGAGTCCCATTAGcaggttaaaaatgaaaaattacaaataacataatacCATAAATGAACAAAGACAGATATTGTGTCACTTTACAGTATTTACATCACTTCCTGGTTGAAGATATTTGTTCTTGTGTAATATATCatgtaaaaataatgcaataaagCAATTAGCTACAGCAAGAGGATGTAGTTTTGTATCATTTGGCATTTTATAATATAGCAGAGGGTTTCTGTTCTCACGACAGTTGAACAATAAAATGACtgatctattctattcttttctattctattctattctattctattctatgtagTCACACTGTCAGAAATTAGttcaaacaagacaacaaaggATCACCTTTTCTGtgctcattttaattttctttttgtatcagtcctcaagtaaaaaaatataaaaacataaaaaaacaaattttgctTCCTTAAAAAAAGATGGTAAAAAATTAACTGTCACAAAATATCATCACAAAAACTTCAGTGCACGATTACCTATTAGGCagaacctttttcttttttttctttgtttttttgaattGTGATTGTTGTTTGAGTCTTTCAGTGCAACTTTAGAACTAGGATTTTAATGTTTCAAGTTATGATGTGGTTTTGATCAGGTCTGACTTGTTGCTACAGTCCTGGTGCCATTTAGTGTCATCAGAGTCAACATTGGTCAACATCGATCCTTCTTGCTGCTGAAGGTGAcggttttatgttgttttcttgatttgtttttgtaggTGACCGTTTTCTGACATCACTGTTGTCTTGAGCACCTGAAGGTTCTTCAGTCCTGGaaagaaaaatactaaattaaTAATATGCATACAGTGAACATGAGATTAGCCAAGGAATTAGAAAAGACTGAGAGTGAATAGCAATGAAATAACTTTGTCCAAGTAACCAAACACACAGTACAGAGTGACTCACTTCTGAGTGTCTTCCTCCTGAAACATCTCACTCATCTCAATGTTCCTGTGTGACAGACGGAGAGGATTTCAGAGGAGTTAAAGCTGCTTAAACTTTGATCAGCTAACTGAGACACAGTGATGACAACAACTGTACCTGTTCTGAGGGGTTTTTCTAGACATgatcacagcaacacaacaaacagccaCCATCAGATTGACCACAATGATCAAAGGCCATCCTTTGAGGAAAAGAGGAACAATGTTGGTGTCATACACTCAGCaataacaaacacatttatcaCTTGAGAACATCTGAATATTAACTTACTGAAATCTCTCCAATTTGGTCCGGATTTTTCATCTGAACCtgagaaaataaaccaaacatcAGGATCACAACATCATCATGAGTCTATAAATGTGAGCTTTCAAAGTGTTTCTCACCATCAGACAGTTTCACCTCAGGAATCAACACAAACACCTCCATCTGAGGACCAGACAGCACTCGGGCTCCACATCCAACCTGGGTGCTGTTGCCACGGAAACCTGACAGCACTGCCGTCACGGTGACAGTGACTGtactgttgttgttgatgctgaCAGTGTCGTGGTGTGAGAAGTGAAGGTGTTGCTGTGTAACGTTCAGAGTTACGGTGGGAGCAGGTCGACCTGTGGCTGAACACGACACAACGGACTCTCCAGCAGAGTCGGATTCTCCGACATGGAGGACGGGTTCATGCAGCtctgaacagaaaacacacacaaagtttcACAACCATTTACACCCCGAGGCACATGAGTCTTGGATTGTTAGTGGGCCACATGTGATATGAAGGTGATAAAATATATCTGGGACTCTCCATCAGTTAGTTAGAACTGAATAAACCTCTAGATGAAGGAGAAACAGCTTCAAGAACCAAAACTGAGACGTCCAGTTGCCTTTAACTGAAGGAATTTGTTGTTACAAAGACATCAGACACTTTTAAGTTAGTTTGTGTCGGACTCAAGAGTCACCTGGTGGTTAAACAAGACAGGAGTGAAGGAAGTCATCTATGTTAAAGTGGAACATCCATCTGTAAACACAGAATTCAGTCTCCAACACCATCTATCAGGTAGTTCCAGTGCAGTCCTGAGACCCCTTAAAGTTTCACAACCATTCACTCCATAAGGTCTTGGGTTGTCTGCCAAAGGATTAGCACATCTAATGTTGCAAAGACACCAgattctgacattttctctcAAATATATTAGTTTATATGGGACTCACCTGGTGGTTAAATAAGTGTAACTTAGCAAAGTTGTTACCGTAGACTTGGAGGCAGGTTCTTCCTGCCACAGAGACTCCATGGACACTGACAGACAAGCATTGATAGCAGCCTTCATCCTGCTGCGTCAGCTGCCTCACCACGATGGAGCAGCTCTGCAGAGAAGCATTTTTAAACTCTACTTTATCTGTGAAGTCTCTATTCACTGTTTGGCCAAAGAACTTGTTGCAGGTGCCGAGATTCTTCTCTCCATCAGGTAAGACTTTCTGCCAGGTGACCTGCAGGACTTGTTTGGGTTGAAGGAGCTGACAGTTGAAATGAGCTTCTTGTCCCACTGCTGCCACCACAATCTGCTGCATTTGGATCTCTGATGTTAGACCTGTATGGAGGAAAACACAAGGCAGTCAGAGATCTCAGCACAGCCCTGAAATCTTCTGGTTTACTCCAATAATTGCACCATTTTAGATTAtatcaaagtaaaataaatataaaaagtgaGACACTGTGTCCTAAAGGTACAGTCAGACTGaaatcaaataaagaaaataggtGCTACCTGAGTTCTCATTCAACTTGGAAAGCACAAGATAAAAAGTAATCCAGTCCTGTTATGAAGTTCCTTGTATGTTAACTGACAGCAGTATTATGTATTTCTTGAGTATGAAGCTGAATACAAATACACCACAGTTCAGCCACAGTTCATGTGCTAAGTCCACCTCAATGGatatttattgaattatttatttgaaagaacatttatttttatttatttcatgcatTAATTCAattgctttacatttttttgtaaattatactTCTTTATTAGCACATTGCTGTTTGGTAAACAagagttacatttttaaagaagaaaaaaatgtatattaaaaaataaatacgaAAAAGATGCAgtttaatgttttacatttctgaCTTTGACGTCCAAACCAATGTACATTAGTGTACAGTTAGACCTCCAGCAGTCAGAGTTATCAGAACAGGCACTCAACTCTCCAAACAACAGTTATGACAAGTGATGCTGTTTTTTCAACCACATCCACAGCAAACaactgtaaaaatcaaaatatgttttataggCACAGAAGACCGTTTGTTTCTCTCACCTTTTGAAAAGATCCCCAACACTGCAAGCAAAATTAGAACAGCGCTGTCTGCTGTTGTTGCAAAACTGTGCACCAAAATTCTAATTCTCACCTGTAAGAGCAGGTGGATCCAACCATTTATCATGTGAATGACAAGCATTTAAAAAGTGACTCGTGACAAAAAATTATTCAATAAATCTAAATACTGGATTGTAATTCGTTTGGTTTGACCTGCTCATATGaacgtttttgccattttgctcTAAAAAGTTATCTGCTGTGTTTGGATCAGAGCTGTTAGACCTATGAATAAAGtttatatgcatgtgtgtgtttgtgcaccaaAATTATTACATATCAACATCACTTCAATATGAAGTGTAACAGCTAAGTCACATGTCTCTGCAGCACCGTGTACTTCCACAtgaacacaaagcaaccacaggCATGCAGTTCAAAATCAATAAATGATCgatacaagtaaaaaaaaaacaaaaaacacacacacaccagttaATCATTCCTTCTCACCTTTCTGAAAGAAtccaagaacaaaaaaactataTAGAAGTTGACCATGTGACATTGTTGCAGCATGTTCTTGAACCGCCAAAAACTCAAAGTGAAACTGGCACAGTTCAAATCAGTTCAACGGATCATAGAGCGACAGGAGGACAGATTCACCAACAATGTAGCAACGAGTCCTCCGATATATAGAATTaacattactaaaataatctaaaaaatgCTACCATTCGACGAGCAATACCAAATTTACTTTTTCAAATGTGAGACAAACAGAGCAAGTCGCCTGCCCCCCCCCTTCACACATAATGGTACATTCCACTGAACCTCAGACCCACTTCAACAGGTTTGAAAACTCgatttaaatcagcttttatttctctAATAGTGTACACCAGAACTGATTCACCTTAAAGGATCATTTAAAATCTTAATAATCATTATTGTATCACTTTACAGTATTTACATCACTTCCTGGTTGAACATATTTGCTCTCGTGTAATATGTCGTGTAAAAATAATGGAATAAAACAGTTACTGCATGAGGATGCGGTTATGtatcattttgcatttaaaaaatattgcagAGATTTTCTGTTCTCACGACAGGCTGCTGCAGTAataaaagaaagataaaaaaaatcccacataattaaaaatctttaaaatgatcTAAAGGCAACCGTCACTGGAGAAACAATGAACAGTTCCAGACAATGTTTAAAGACGTTTTAATTCAGTGAAACTCCAATTATGTTTCTgcaacaaacataaataaaagcacTTGTAGCCATTTAATCATCAGAAATAAATACATGGAAATAAATTATCTGAAATACATCAACAGAAAGATTCATTTTTTCCTCAGAACTTGTGCAGAACCTGAATCGAAGTCATGCACTCCACAGTTTAATGGTCTTCTCCTTACCACAGTTACAACCATACAGTAAATGTCCTATTTCATGCTATGTGCAGATGCTCACTGAGTATATtgtgtgtaaataataaataatattccaAGT harbors:
- the LOC111579461 gene encoding OX-2 membrane glycoprotein-like, translated to MSHGQLLYSFFVLGFFQKGLTSEIQMQQIVVAAVGQEAHFNCQLLQPKQVLQVTWQKVLPDGEKNLGTCNKFFGQTVNRDFTDKVEFKNASLQSCSIVVRQLTQQDEGCYQCLSVSVHGVSVAGRTCLQVYELHEPVLHVGESDSAGESVVSCSATGRPAPTVTLNVTQQHLHFSHHDTVSINNNSTVTVTVTAVLSGFRGNSTQVGCGARVLSGPQMEVFVLIPEVKLSDGSDEKSGPNWRDFRWPLIIVVNLMVAVCCVAVIMSRKTPQNRNIEMSEMFQEEDTQKTEEPSGAQDNSDVRKRSPTKTNQENNIKPSPSAARRIDVDQC